One region of Equus caballus isolate H_3958 breed thoroughbred chromosome 23, TB-T2T, whole genome shotgun sequence genomic DNA includes:
- the OR2AJ14 gene encoding olfactory receptor 2AJ1, with protein sequence MGLENHTYSSDFILMGLFFSSKTNLLFFSFILIIFIMTVAQNTAMILLIHRDPRLHTPMYFLLSHLSYMDILHVSNIVPKMVTNFMLCSRTISFAGCGFQIFLSITLLGGNCLLLAAMSYDCYVAICHPLRYPILMNDYVSSLMATGSWLVGTVNSIVDTAYTLHLPFCGSRAIDHFFCEVPAMLKLSCVDTTHYERGVYVSGIISLLIPFPLIFASYVQVLLTVLQMKSSEAQKKLFSTCFFHMIVVIMYYGPFIFTYMRPKSYHTQGQDKFLAIFYTIVTPTLNPIIYSFRNKDVLGVLKNMLKNNFMHKIIKKMLDLCVLCISIFNT encoded by the exons ATGGGACTTGAGAATCACACTTACAGCAGCGACTTCATTTTGATGGGActattcttttcttccaaaacaaatctgcttttcttttcctttatattgattatttttattatgactgTAGCACAAAATACAGCCATGATTCTCCTTATCCACAGAGACCCACGGCTTCATACTCCAATGTATTTCCTGCTCAGCCATCTCTCTTATATGGATATCTTGCATGTTTCCAATATTGTTCCCAAAATGGTCACTAACTTTATGTTATGCAGCAGAACTATTTCTTTTGCTGGTTGTGGCTTCCAGATATTTCTATCCATCACCCTCTTGGGTGGTAACTGCCTTCTCCTGGCAGCAATGTCCTATGATTGCTATGTAGCCATCTGTCACCCACTGCGCTATCCCATTCTTATGAATGACTATGTCAGCAGTCTCATGGCTACAGGGTCCTGGCTTGTTGGGACTGTCAACTCCATAGTTGACACAGCTTACACACTCCATCTTCCTTTCTGTGGCTCAAGAGCTATtgatcactttttctgtgaagtccCTGCAATGTTGAAATTGTCCTGTGTGGACACAACACACTATGAACGAGGAGTTTATGTAAGTGGCATTATTTCTCTGCTCATCCCTTTTCCCCTAATCTTTGCTTCTTATGTCCAAGTTCTCCTTACTGTCCTCCAAATGAAATCATCTGAAGCACAGAAAAAGCTGTTTTCCACCTGCTTTTTCCACATGATTGTGGTCATAATGTACTACGGgccatttattttcacatatatgaGACCTAAGTCATACCACACTCAAGGCCAGGATAAATTCCTGGCCATATTCTATACCATCGTCACTCCCACACTCAACCCAATTATCTACAGCTTTAGGAATAAAGATGTTTTGGGGG ttttaaaaaatatgcttaaaaacaactttatgcataaaattattaaaaaaatgcttgatctgtgtgttttatgtatttctatattcaaTACCTAG